The Fodinicurvata sp. EGI_FJ10296 genome includes a region encoding these proteins:
- a CDS encoding UvrD-helicase domain-containing protein: MTAPDPWPSDPFGDDPLNTEPGAGDVGAPAGDADPYRAPYGADEPGVGASAPAPGLPADGPPGTYPYLDTLNPEQRAAVTALDGPVLVLAGAGTGKTRVLTTRLGHLLMTRRAWPSQILAVTFTNKAAREMKERVAAMIGGDVEGWWMGTFHALAARILRRHAEAVGLKSNFTILDTDDQIRLLKQVMEAGSVDGKRWPAKQLLGVIERWKDRALTPDRLTPEDGGDLAGGRMIQLYRDYQERLRSLNACDFGDLLLHTLTLFGHTAVDPGTGRTIHPILEEYQRRFRYLLVDEYQDTNVAQYLWLRALAQGHHNICCVGDDDQSIYGWRGAEVGNILRFEQDFPGATVIRLERNYRSTGRILGAASGLIANNQGRLGKTLFSEGASGDPVQVRIVWDAEEEARWIGDEIESLQTRQVPLSDVAILVRASFQMREFEERLITLGLPYRVIGGPRFYERMEIRDAMAYLRVIAQSDDDLAFERIINVPKRGIGKTTVQTLHAAARRQQVSLYEAAARLVETDELTARARTPIKALIRDFDRWRDQAERIGHADLARLVLDESGYTGFWQADKSPEAPGRLENLKELVTAMEEFDSLLGFLEHVSLVMDTTVDSGGEMVSLMTLHGAKGLEFAHVFLPGWEEGLFPHQRAMDEQGVAGLEEERRLAYVGLTRAKTRAVVMAALNRRVHGQWQSSLPSRFIGELPDDFVVREQTTGMQAPDPHGVSDTAVARLREAARTHAAGGSGYRPTVIDGVDYSVEKRPQSSVSYRKGDRVFHRKFGYGTVVAADGEKLGIDFDHSGEKRVMDSFVVPASKAD; encoded by the coding sequence CGACGACCCGCTCAACACCGAGCCGGGGGCGGGCGATGTCGGCGCTCCGGCCGGTGACGCGGACCCGTACCGCGCCCCATACGGCGCTGATGAACCGGGCGTTGGCGCCTCTGCGCCCGCTCCCGGATTGCCAGCTGACGGTCCGCCCGGCACCTATCCCTATCTCGACACGCTGAACCCGGAACAGCGGGCGGCGGTGACGGCGCTGGACGGCCCCGTGTTGGTGCTGGCTGGCGCGGGCACCGGCAAGACGCGCGTGCTGACGACCCGGCTTGGCCACCTGCTGATGACAAGGCGCGCCTGGCCCAGCCAGATCCTGGCGGTGACCTTTACCAACAAGGCCGCGCGCGAGATGAAGGAGCGCGTGGCCGCCATGATCGGCGGCGACGTCGAGGGCTGGTGGATGGGCACCTTTCACGCGCTGGCCGCGCGCATCCTGCGCCGGCATGCCGAAGCCGTCGGTCTGAAATCGAATTTCACCATCCTGGATACCGACGATCAGATTCGCCTTTTGAAACAGGTGATGGAGGCGGGCTCGGTCGACGGCAAGCGCTGGCCGGCCAAGCAGTTGCTGGGCGTGATCGAGCGCTGGAAAGACCGCGCCCTGACGCCGGATCGGCTGACGCCGGAAGATGGCGGCGATCTTGCCGGCGGCCGGATGATCCAGCTCTACCGCGATTATCAGGAGCGGCTGCGCAGCCTGAACGCCTGCGACTTCGGCGATCTGCTGCTGCACACGCTCACCCTGTTCGGCCACACCGCCGTCGATCCCGGCACCGGGCGCACGATCCATCCGATCCTTGAGGAATACCAGCGCCGGTTCCGCTATCTGCTGGTTGACGAGTATCAGGACACGAACGTCGCCCAGTATCTGTGGCTGCGGGCGCTGGCGCAGGGCCACCACAATATCTGCTGCGTCGGCGATGACGACCAGTCGATCTATGGCTGGCGCGGCGCGGAGGTCGGGAACATCCTGCGCTTCGAGCAGGACTTTCCCGGCGCGACGGTGATCCGGCTGGAGCGCAATTACCGTTCGACCGGCCGCATCCTGGGCGCGGCGTCCGGCCTGATCGCCAACAATCAGGGGCGGCTGGGCAAGACGCTGTTCTCCGAGGGCGCCAGCGGCGATCCGGTTCAGGTCCGGATCGTCTGGGATGCCGAGGAAGAAGCCCGCTGGATCGGCGACGAGATCGAGTCCCTTCAGACCCGTCAGGTGCCGCTCAGCGACGTCGCGATCCTGGTGCGGGCGTCGTTCCAGATGCGCGAGTTCGAGGAACGGTTGATCACGCTGGGTCTGCCGTACCGGGTGATCGGCGGCCCGCGCTTTTACGAGCGCATGGAGATCCGCGACGCGATGGCCTATCTGCGGGTCATCGCGCAGAGCGACGATGATCTGGCGTTCGAGCGCATCATCAACGTGCCCAAGCGCGGCATCGGCAAGACGACGGTGCAGACCCTGCACGCCGCCGCCCGGCGGCAGCAGGTGTCGCTTTACGAGGCTGCCGCCCGGCTGGTCGAAACCGACGAGTTGACCGCCCGGGCGCGCACGCCGATCAAGGCCCTGATCCGCGATTTCGATCGTTGGCGCGATCAGGCCGAGCGGATCGGCCATGCCGATCTGGCCCGGTTGGTGCTGGACGAAAGCGGCTATACCGGGTTCTGGCAGGCCGACAAATCGCCCGAAGCGCCGGGCCGGCTTGAGAACCTGAAAGAACTGGTCACGGCGATGGAGGAATTCGACAGCCTGCTCGGATTCCTGGAGCATGTCAGTCTGGTCATGGACACCACCGTCGATTCCGGCGGCGAAATGGTGTCGCTGATGACGCTGCATGGCGCCAAGGGGCTGGAATTCGCCCATGTCTTTCTGCCCGGATGGGAAGAAGGGCTGTTCCCGCACCAGCGTGCGATGGACGAACAAGGTGTCGCGGGGCTGGAGGAGGAACGCCGGCTGGCCTATGTCGGCCTGACGCGGGCCAAGACGCGGGCGGTGGTCATGGCAGCGCTGAACCGCCGCGTTCACGGGCAGTGGCAATCCTCGCTGCCGTCGCGGTTCATCGGCGAGTTGCCCGACGATTTCGTCGTCCGCGAGCAGACGACCGGCATGCAGGCGCCCGATCCCCACGGCGTTTCCGATACGGCCGTCGCCCGGCTCCGTGAGGCCGCACGCACCCATGCCGCTGGTGGCTCCGGCTATCGGCCGACGGTGATCGACGGCGTCGACTATTCGGTCGAGAAACGCCCGCAGTCGTCGGTCAGCTACAGAAAAGGCGACCGTGTTTTCCACCGCAAATTCGGCTATGGCACCGTCGTTGCCGCCGACGGTGAGAAACTCGGCATCGATTTCGATCATAGCGGTGAAAAGCGGGTGATGGACAGTTTCGTCGTCCCCGCATCGAAGGCGGACTGA
- a CDS encoding 50S ribosomal protein L11 methyltransferase, producing MRAPIQSFAMALGSAAPVDTWRVDLAVPIDAAEAVSELLGDLGSVSMFGVDQDADLQVSVVCPEEPDRGDIGVRLAVIADAFDMAEPPFTVERVEGRDWIAETKNAFPPVEIGRFFIHGSHVERRPPPSSIGLHVDAATAFGSGEHPTTEGCLRAIEALAKRRHIHNTLDMGCGSGILAIAAAKCWATPVLAADNDGRSVQVAAENAGLNRVAHLMSAARSEGYRNPVIRRRAPYDLILANILARPLTLLARDAAGVLAPGGILVLSGLMTHQEAMVLAAHRYQGLHLIERRVIGVWSTLVLHKRADYGS from the coding sequence ATGCGTGCACCGATACAATCTTTTGCCATGGCGCTGGGCAGTGCCGCGCCGGTTGATACATGGCGTGTCGATCTGGCCGTTCCGATCGACGCGGCCGAAGCGGTGTCGGAACTGCTGGGCGATCTGGGTTCGGTGTCGATGTTCGGTGTCGATCAGGATGCCGACCTGCAGGTTTCGGTCGTTTGCCCCGAGGAGCCCGACCGCGGCGATATCGGCGTGCGGCTGGCCGTCATCGCCGACGCCTTCGACATGGCCGAACCGCCATTCACCGTCGAGCGGGTCGAGGGGCGCGACTGGATCGCGGAGACCAAGAACGCCTTTCCGCCGGTCGAGATCGGTCGGTTTTTCATCCACGGTTCGCATGTCGAACGCCGGCCGCCGCCCTCCAGCATCGGGCTGCATGTCGACGCGGCGACGGCGTTCGGCTCCGGTGAGCACCCGACCACTGAGGGGTGTTTGCGCGCGATCGAGGCCCTGGCCAAGCGCCGCCATATCCACAACACGCTGGATATGGGCTGCGGGTCGGGCATTCTGGCGATCGCGGCGGCGAAATGCTGGGCGACGCCGGTGCTGGCGGCGGACAATGACGGCCGCAGCGTGCAGGTCGCGGCAGAGAACGCCGGCCTGAACCGGGTCGCCCATCTGATGTCGGCCGCCCGGTCCGAGGGATACCGCAACCCGGTGATCCGCCGGCGCGCGCCTTACGACCTGATCCTGGCGAACATCCTGGCCCGCCCGCTGACACTGCTGGCCCGCGATGCGGCTGGCGTCCTGGCGCCGGGAGGAATCCTCGTATTGTCAGGCTTGATGACCCATCAGGAGGCCATGGTTCTTGCCGCCCACCGATATCAGGGGCTTCATCTGATCGAACGCCGGGTCATCGGCGTGTGGTCGACCCTGGTTCTGCACAAGCGTGCCGACTACGGTTCGTGA
- a CDS encoding diguanylate cyclase has protein sequence MRFALVFAGVVIVLISLSNFVIGQRAGAVLQSSIGRSLVETAAHMADTLDRHMHARRNEITLLAGLDPLRALPDTAAARLLLMRLQDNVPAFSWIGRTDAGGTVIAATGGLLEGADIGHRPVYLEALETTFIGDVHEAVLLASLLPNPTGEPMKFVDVSVPVRDTEGNFAGVLAAHLSWDWSRAVAETVLSPLDGNSAIDVFVISAIDDSVLLGPDSDIGQRFELAGLGRARSAGTWRGVETWPDDQDYLTGYAVADGYQSYAGLGWTVVARQPLAVAHAPVTAMQWTLALWGALLVTLFAALGWWIAGWVTRPLSEIAVTADRLRSGEMREIPQHRGITEIETLSAALRELLHSLTRMEALAHRDRLTGLANRIGLDAYLDRAGPNAARTDQVLAFLCLDLDGFKPVNDRFGHGVGDAVLQAVAQRLRQVVRGGDQAVRLGGDEFALILALPNADWRQMSETIAGRIVDSIAQPIDADGATVRIGCSIGIACWTPNGDADFSATMRMADEALYTAKRAGKGRVAVREA, from the coding sequence GTGCGTTTCGCGCTGGTCTTTGCCGGCGTCGTCATCGTCCTGATCAGCCTTTCGAATTTCGTCATCGGTCAGCGCGCCGGTGCCGTCCTGCAGTCGTCGATCGGCCGATCCCTGGTCGAAACGGCGGCCCATATGGCCGACACGCTCGATCGTCACATGCATGCACGGCGCAACGAGATCACACTTCTGGCCGGGCTCGACCCTCTGCGGGCCCTGCCCGACACCGCTGCTGCCCGGTTATTGCTGATGCGGCTGCAGGACAACGTGCCGGCGTTTTCCTGGATCGGCCGGACCGATGCGGGCGGGACGGTGATCGCGGCAACGGGAGGATTACTGGAAGGGGCGGATATCGGACACCGGCCGGTCTATCTCGAAGCGCTTGAGACGACTTTCATCGGCGATGTTCACGAGGCTGTGCTGCTGGCCAGCCTGCTGCCCAACCCAACCGGCGAGCCGATGAAGTTCGTGGATGTCAGTGTGCCGGTCCGCGATACCGAAGGGAATTTCGCCGGCGTCCTCGCCGCCCATCTGAGCTGGGACTGGTCGCGCGCCGTTGCCGAGACGGTGCTTTCGCCACTGGACGGTAACAGCGCCATCGACGTGTTCGTGATAAGCGCGATCGATGACTCGGTGTTGCTGGGTCCGGATTCCGATATCGGACAGCGGTTCGAACTGGCGGGACTGGGTCGCGCGCGGTCGGCTGGAACATGGCGCGGCGTTGAAACCTGGCCCGACGACCAAGACTATCTGACCGGCTATGCCGTCGCCGACGGCTATCAAAGCTATGCGGGCCTGGGCTGGACGGTTGTCGCGCGCCAGCCGTTGGCGGTTGCCCATGCGCCCGTGACGGCCATGCAGTGGACTTTGGCGCTGTGGGGCGCGCTTCTGGTCACGTTATTCGCCGCGCTGGGGTGGTGGATTGCCGGATGGGTAACACGGCCGCTGAGCGAGATCGCCGTGACCGCCGACCGGTTGCGGAGCGGCGAAATGAGAGAGATCCCGCAGCATCGCGGCATCACCGAAATCGAGACCCTGTCGGCCGCGCTGCGCGAATTGCTGCATAGCCTGACGCGTATGGAGGCGCTGGCCCACCGCGACCGGCTGACCGGTCTGGCCAACCGCATCGGGCTGGACGCCTATCTGGACCGCGCCGGCCCGAACGCCGCCCGCACGGATCAGGTGCTGGCGTTTCTGTGCCTCGATCTCGACGGTTTCAAGCCTGTGAATGATCGTTTCGGCCATGGTGTCGGCGATGCGGTGCTGCAGGCCGTGGCGCAGCGCCTGCGTCAGGTCGTGCGCGGCGGCGATCAGGCGGTCCGGCTTGGCGGGGACGAATTTGCGCTGATCCTGGCGCTACCGAACGCGGACTGGCGGCAAATGTCGGAAACCATCGCCGGGCGCATCGTGGACAGCATTGCGCAGCCCATCGATGCTGACGGTGCGACGGTCCGGATCGGCTGCAGCATCGGCATCGCGTGCTGGACGCCCAACGGCGATGCCGATTTCTCCGCCACGATGCGCATGGCCGACGAAGCCCTTTATACCGCCAAACGGGCCGGCAAGGGCCGCGTGGCCGTCCGCGAGGCGTGA
- a CDS encoding helix-turn-helix domain-containing protein, producing the protein MMTAAQMRAARALLGIDQKTLAELSGLSIPTIQRMESSGGNVRGVVESLTRVVAALEAAGIELIGDGAASPSGGRGVRLKSSSSSS; encoded by the coding sequence ATGATGACCGCCGCCCAAATGCGTGCCGCACGTGCTCTTCTCGGCATTGACCAGAAGACCCTGGCCGAATTGTCGGGACTTTCCATCCCGACGATCCAACGCATGGAATCAAGTGGTGGCAATGTTCGCGGCGTGGTCGAGAGCCTCACCCGGGTTGTCGCTGCCCTTGAAGCCGCGGGCATCGAACTGATCGGTGACGGCGCTGCCAGTCCCTCAGGCGGACGCGGCGTTCGATTGAAGTCATCATCCTCGTCATCCTGA
- a CDS encoding SulP family inorganic anion transporter → MKATTDRSSDAPSFADLYTPKILTVLREGYGFPHLRADALAGLTVAIVALPLSMAIAIASGASPAQGLYTAIIGGFIVSLLGGSRFQIGGPAGAFIVLVAATVAQHGIDGLILATFLSGLMLVAVGFLRFGTFIKFVPFPVTVGFTAGIAVIIFASQIKDLFGLTLDHEPGELLEKIPVLWGAKDSVTVAAVAISVATVAIILGLRRWQPRWPGMLIAVALTAVATAVMALPVETIGTKFGGIPSSLPVPHLPDLSMDRIIAVLPAALSFTLLGAIESLLSAVVADGMTGRRHRSNCELVAQGAANIGASLFGGFCVTGTIARTATNVRAGAHGPIAGMLHSLFILLFMLVAAPLAAYIPLAALAGVLAVVAWNMIERPAIAILLRSGWGEATVLGATFFLTVFRDLTEAIVVGFALGSVLFIHRMSRTTAVSSQKPFVGRDEADDAHPREAYNESAAANPDVVVYRITGALFFGATASIGSVLDRIQDNHKALIVDFEAVPFLDSTGANMIESLAHKARRHDVTLWLTGTSRDIRRVLLTHGLKKPLVRYASTVEAASAAMARQSSFRQV, encoded by the coding sequence GTGAAAGCAACGACAGACAGATCGAGCGACGCGCCCAGCTTTGCGGACCTCTACACCCCGAAAATTCTCACGGTTCTGCGCGAAGGCTATGGTTTTCCTCACCTGCGCGCCGATGCATTGGCAGGACTTACCGTAGCCATCGTGGCGCTTCCGCTTTCCATGGCCATCGCCATCGCCTCGGGCGCATCGCCGGCCCAGGGCCTTTATACGGCAATCATAGGCGGCTTCATCGTCTCGCTGCTCGGCGGATCGCGTTTCCAGATCGGCGGTCCGGCTGGCGCGTTTATCGTTCTTGTCGCGGCAACGGTCGCACAGCATGGCATCGACGGCCTGATCCTTGCCACCTTCCTGTCGGGGCTGATGCTGGTGGCGGTCGGGTTTTTGCGGTTCGGCACGTTTATCAAGTTCGTTCCCTTTCCGGTAACGGTCGGTTTCACCGCCGGAATTGCGGTGATCATCTTTGCCAGCCAGATCAAGGACCTATTCGGCTTGACCCTGGACCACGAACCCGGCGAGCTGCTCGAAAAGATCCCGGTCCTTTGGGGAGCGAAGGACAGTGTTACGGTTGCCGCAGTCGCAATTTCTGTTGCAACCGTTGCAATCATCCTCGGATTGCGCCGCTGGCAGCCGCGTTGGCCGGGCATGCTGATCGCCGTTGCGCTGACCGCGGTCGCCACGGCGGTGATGGCATTGCCTGTCGAGACCATCGGCACGAAGTTCGGCGGTATTCCCTCGTCGCTTCCGGTGCCGCACTTGCCCGATCTGTCGATGGACCGGATCATCGCGGTTCTGCCGGCTGCCCTGTCCTTCACCTTGTTGGGCGCCATCGAATCACTGCTGTCGGCCGTCGTCGCTGATGGCATGACCGGACGGCGGCACCGTTCGAACTGCGAGCTCGTCGCGCAGGGCGCGGCCAATATCGGGGCCTCGCTCTTCGGCGGCTTTTGCGTGACGGGCACCATTGCCCGCACGGCCACCAATGTGCGTGCGGGCGCGCACGGGCCGATTGCCGGGATGCTTCATTCCCTGTTCATTCTTCTTTTCATGCTCGTCGCTGCTCCCCTCGCAGCCTATATCCCGCTGGCGGCGCTGGCAGGTGTGCTTGCCGTGGTCGCCTGGAACATGATCGAGAGACCCGCCATCGCGATCCTGCTGCGTTCGGGCTGGGGCGAAGCGACGGTTCTGGGGGCGACCTTTTTCCTGACAGTATTCCGGGACCTCACCGAGGCTATCGTCGTCGGCTTCGCGCTCGGCTCAGTGCTGTTCATCCACCGGATGAGCCGGACAACGGCGGTTTCCTCCCAGAAGCCGTTTGTGGGGCGAGACGAAGCCGACGACGCCCATCCGCGCGAAGCTTATAACGAGTCGGCTGCCGCGAACCCCGATGTCGTCGTCTACCGGATCACTGGTGCCCTGTTTTTCGGCGCGACAGCATCCATCGGTTCCGTTCTCGACCGCATTCAGGACAACCACAAGGCACTGATCGTCGACTTCGAGGCCGTGCCCTTCCTGGATTCGACCGGCGCGAACATGATCGAAAGTCTGGCGCACAAGGCCCGCCGGCATGACGTGACGCTCTGGCTGACCGGTACCAGCCGCGACATCCGGCGCGTTTTGCTCACCCACGGCTTGAAGAAACCGCTTGTGCGGTATGCGTCGACGGTGGAAGCCGCGTCGGCAGCGATGGCCCGGCAAAGCAGTTTTCGTCAGGTTTGA
- a CDS encoding efflux RND transporter permease subunit, giving the protein MDIAHTSIDRPVNTWLIVLACLIGGIVGLLTVGRLEDPAFTIKEAIVVTPYPGASASEVEREVTEVLESAVQQMAQLKQVRSKSMPGLSEITVEIQNTYDGEALPQVWDELRRNVRDAQGDLPPGARASMVNDDFGDVFGISYAVTAPGYDDRERADLASFLRRNLLTVGGVSKVDIAGLRDEAIYLDIAQERLASLGIPLSRIINTIQVENDIADAGAMRIGDRSVRLAPTGGFGTVETIESLRIGLPGSTEQISLLDLGEISRQPVEVPDHLIRHNGESAFTLSVAGLTDANIVEVGEAVERRLAGLNDQLPVGVELHPIYEQHVVVDRAINGFVVSLALSVAIVIGVLCLFMGWRSGIVVGAVLLLTVLGTVFMMRVFGIEMERISLGALIIAMGMLVDNAIVVTEGMLVGLQRSNTLRDAASEAVRRTRWPLLGATVIGIMAFSGIGLSDDITGEFLFSLFAVIGISLMLSWVLAIMLAPLFGHYLFRGAGPHGGGDPYGGRLYRGYHRVLSIALAHRAVTVGLLIVITAACFVGFGFVKQSFFPNSNTPMFYVNYWMPQGTDIRAVDRDMAEIESFILDQPEVEALTTTVGRGLPRFMLTYAPEQPNDSYGQFVVRVDERDAIADLADRIRGHIESRYPDSTPRPVRIVFGPPAGAEVEARFSGPDADTLRQLGQQAASIMRASPALNDIRNDWRQRELTAVPHYDDERARIAGVTRTDLAQTLRFVTEGVQAGTYREGDRLIPILARPPDAERAETASIRDRLVWSSGAEAYVPLEQIVTRIETVGEDTLIRRRDRMRTLTVQSNPVGDLTAATARDAVVAEIEAIELPPGYALEWGGEYEATVEAQTAVFQQLPLGFLVMLIISVVLFGQVRQPLIIWLIVPMSVCGVVIALLSTGVAFGFVALLGLLSLSGMLIKNAIVLLDEIDDQIAGGKDPYQGLTDASVSRLRPVMLAAGTTILGMVPLLADAFFIGLAVTIMGGLAFATILTLVAVPVLYALFFRIRPPEHHSAHREAHQT; this is encoded by the coding sequence ATGGACATCGCGCATACGTCCATCGACCGTCCGGTCAACACCTGGCTGATCGTTCTGGCGTGTCTGATCGGCGGAATCGTCGGACTGCTGACCGTCGGCCGGTTGGAGGATCCGGCTTTCACGATCAAGGAGGCGATCGTCGTCACGCCCTATCCCGGCGCCAGCGCGAGCGAGGTCGAGCGCGAGGTCACCGAGGTGCTGGAATCGGCGGTCCAGCAGATGGCGCAGCTAAAGCAGGTCCGCTCGAAATCGATGCCCGGGCTGTCTGAAATCACCGTTGAAATCCAGAACACCTATGACGGCGAGGCGCTGCCACAGGTCTGGGACGAACTGCGCCGCAACGTGCGCGATGCCCAGGGCGATCTGCCGCCGGGCGCGCGCGCCTCGATGGTCAACGACGATTTCGGCGACGTTTTCGGCATCAGTTATGCCGTCACGGCGCCGGGATACGACGACCGAGAGCGTGCCGACCTGGCCTCGTTCCTGCGCCGCAATCTGCTTACGGTGGGGGGCGTCTCGAAGGTCGATATCGCCGGCCTGCGGGACGAGGCGATTTATCTCGACATCGCCCAGGAACGTCTGGCGTCGCTCGGCATTCCGCTGTCCCGGATCATCAACACGATCCAGGTCGAGAACGACATCGCCGACGCCGGCGCGATGCGCATCGGCGACCGCTCCGTCCGACTGGCGCCCACCGGCGGATTCGGCACCGTCGAAACGATTGAAAGCCTGCGCATCGGCCTGCCCGGATCGACGGAGCAGATATCCCTGCTGGATCTCGGCGAAATCTCGCGCCAGCCCGTCGAGGTGCCCGACCATCTGATCCGGCACAACGGCGAAAGCGCGTTCACCCTGTCCGTCGCCGGGCTGACCGACGCCAACATCGTGGAAGTCGGCGAGGCCGTCGAACGGCGGTTGGCCGGGTTGAACGACCAATTGCCGGTCGGCGTCGAATTGCACCCGATCTACGAACAGCATGTCGTCGTCGACCGGGCGATCAACGGTTTCGTCGTCAGTCTGGCGTTGTCGGTCGCCATCGTCATCGGCGTGCTGTGCCTGTTCATGGGCTGGCGGTCGGGAATCGTGGTGGGCGCGGTGCTGCTGCTGACCGTTCTGGGGACCGTCTTCATGATGCGCGTCTTCGGCATCGAGATGGAGCGGATTTCGCTGGGCGCCCTGATCATCGCCATGGGCATGCTGGTCGACAACGCGATCGTCGTGACCGAGGGCATGCTGGTCGGACTGCAGCGGAGCAATACGCTGCGCGACGCGGCTTCGGAGGCGGTGCGGCGCACACGGTGGCCGCTGCTGGGCGCCACGGTCATCGGCATCATGGCCTTTTCCGGCATCGGGTTGTCGGACGACATCACCGGCGAATTCCTGTTCTCGCTGTTCGCCGTGATCGGCATTTCGCTGATGCTGAGCTGGGTTCTGGCCATCATGCTGGCGCCGCTGTTCGGCCATTACCTGTTTCGCGGCGCCGGCCCACATGGCGGCGGCGACCCCTATGGCGGCAGGCTCTATCGCGGGTATCACCGTGTCCTGTCCATCGCCCTGGCCCATCGCGCCGTGACAGTCGGCCTTCTGATCGTAATCACGGCGGCGTGTTTCGTCGGTTTCGGCTTCGTCAAGCAGAGCTTCTTTCCCAACTCGAACACGCCGATGTTCTATGTGAACTACTGGATGCCCCAGGGCACGGATATCCGGGCCGTGGACCGCGACATGGCCGAGATCGAGTCGTTCATCCTGGACCAGCCGGAGGTCGAGGCCCTGACCACGACGGTCGGCCGGGGCCTGCCGCGCTTTATGCTGACCTATGCGCCGGAACAGCCCAATGACAGCTATGGCCAGTTCGTCGTGCGGGTCGACGAGCGCGACGCCATTGCCGACCTGGCGGACCGCATTCGCGGCCATATCGAATCGCGCTATCCCGACAGCACGCCCCGGCCGGTACGGATCGTATTCGGTCCACCGGCGGGGGCAGAGGTCGAGGCGCGGTTCTCCGGGCCGGACGCCGACACACTGCGCCAGCTCGGACAGCAGGCCGCGTCCATCATGCGGGCCTCGCCGGCGCTGAACGATATCCGCAACGACTGGCGTCAACGCGAACTGACGGCCGTGCCGCATTACGACGACGAACGCGCGCGCATCGCCGGCGTCACCCGCACCGACCTTGCGCAGACACTGAGATTCGTCACCGAGGGGGTGCAGGCCGGCACCTATCGCGAAGGCGACCGGCTGATCCCGATCCTGGCCCGGCCGCCGGACGCCGAACGGGCGGAGACCGCCTCGATCCGCGACCGGCTGGTCTGGTCCAGCGGCGCGGAAGCCTATGTGCCGCTGGAACAGATCGTGACCCGGATCGAAACGGTCGGCGAGGACACGCTGATCAGACGCCGTGACCGTATGCGCACGCTCACCGTCCAGTCGAACCCCGTCGGTGACCTGACCGCCGCGACCGCCCGCGATGCCGTCGTCGCCGAAATCGAAGCCATCGAGCTGCCGCCCGGCTATGCGCTGGAATGGGGCGGCGAGTACGAGGCCACCGTCGAAGCACAGACCGCCGTGTTCCAGCAATTACCGCTCGGATTTCTGGTCATGCTGATCATCAGCGTCGTGCTGTTCGGCCAGGTGCGCCAGCCACTGATCATCTGGCTGATCGTGCCGATGTCCGTGTGCGGCGTGGTCATCGCGCTGCTGTCGACGGGCGTCGCGTTCGGCTTCGTGGCCCTGCTGGGCCTGCTCAGCCTGTCGGGCATGCTGATCAAGAACGCCATCGTGCTGCTCGACGAGATCGACGACCAGATCGCCGGGGGCAAGGATCCCTATCAAGGCCTGACCGACGCCAGCGTCAGCCGTCTGCGCCCGGTCATGCTGGCAGCCGGCACCACGATCCTCGGCATGGTGCCGCTGCTGGCCGATGCGTTCTTCATCGGGTTGGCCGTGACGATCATGGGCGGCCTGGCCTTCGCCACCATCCTGACGCTGGTCGCGGTTCCGGTCCTGTATGCCCTCTTCTTCCGCATCCGGCCGCCGGAACACCATTCGGCGCATCGTGAAGCACATCAAACCTGA